AAAATAATGAAGTTATGTTAGAATGATTTACATCAGAGGCCTGAATTACTAAAACATTTAAATTTCAGGGGAAAAGTAAGAGTCGAAAAACAAAACTAGTTTATTTTGTTATTATAAAAAGCCTAAAAGCAAAAGCCGGTTATTTAGAACAAATTATGCGTAATAATTATATCAAAGCCGAAAATATCCGCTTTGATATTCAAATGTGAGAATTAATGCGTAAACTAGGGCTATTAGATTGTATTACTGAAGAAAAATATCATTATCAGTTAAGCAAAATGCAATTACGGTTATCAAAGGTTAGAACTTTTAGTAAATAAAAGTTCTTTTTTATTGAAAAAGATAAAACGATAAAATAATAATAATTATCACAATGACCGTACAAATAATCGCGCTAATTAAAAGAATTAGTTTTTTTGAATTTAAATAACGGTGAAAGTTTTTTTCAATTGTTCGAATTGTAATTCAAATTAAACAAAAAATTACAACCGGAATTAAGGCAAAATAGATAAAAAATGATGGCATCATATTAATCCTTTCTGCAGAGTAATAATAGTTATTTTAAGTATATCATTATTCCCAAAAGACTAGGAAAATTCTTACCAAAAAAAGATATTTTTCCATTTTTTGGTAAATATTAGAATATTAATTGAAATTAGCTTAATTATCTTGTAGAATATTTCTATAAAATAGCATTTTTTTGGCAATTTTATATAAATTTTAAAGTGAGGAATATTATGAAAAAGAAAATATTATTAGTTTGTTCAGCAGGTATGAGTACATCAATTTTAGTTAAAAAGATGACTGATGCTGCGCAGTTGATGAATATTAATGTTGAAATTGAAGCCAAAGCAATGGCTGAAGCTCAACAAGTTTTAAAAGACTGAGATGTTATTTTATTAGGACCACAAGTGAAGTTTCTTGAAGCA
The Spiroplasma chrysopicola DF-1 genome window above contains:
- a CDS encoding PTS sugar transporter subunit IIB yields the protein MKKKILLVCSAGMSTSILVKKMTDAAQLMNINVEIEAKAMAEAQQVLKDWDVILLGPQVKFLEANLKTMTDKPVAVIAANIYALGKGKEALELALSLIK